Genomic segment of Trichoderma breve strain T069 chromosome 7 map unlocalized scaffold00007, whole genome shotgun sequence:
ACGAGTAAGAACGCGCTGCTGGTGTGACGGACGAATAAAAAACAACATCACAGAAAACAGCCAGCACAGCCTTTCGGGTTAGCAGAAAAGTCCATGTCCGTCACACCAGAATGACCGATTGGCCGCATTGGCCGCAAGACCCCTGGCTTGTCTTTGTCGGGGGCCGCATTTTTCCCACGCGGTGCAAAAGTAATGGCTGGAAAGCCCCAATCAGTGGCTTCAGGGCACGTTCCGCCGTGGCTTTGGCACCATCGACTGCTAGCCAAGAGGCGGAAGCTCCCAAGCTTCAGGTGATTCGCGCGCTAAGAGGCCGCTAAAGGCTCCCTTCCCCAGATACGGAACATCGCTAGCACCCAAATGGGCTGCTAATGGTGTGTTGGGTGCAGCTCGAGGCCATTGGGgaatcctcctcctcccttttgcttctccaacCCTTgaatcctcttcttctttttttttctcttggccCTTTCCCCTCATCCAAATTCACACCGGATTGTTGCTGCTTATCCCGAAAAGAACTTCACCCAACTCTCTTTTCACGTGTCAATCACCTGTCAATCGTTCAAGATGAAGGCTTCCGTCCTCtcgctcgtcttcttgtccgGCCTTGCCGCCGCCCAATCCGGGATCCCTACCTGCGCTGTAAGTAACAACAAAAATAACAATCATAAGAACAACTCCTTGCATCCATACATGAACATGTTCCATCGCCAGAGACTATCAAGGAAGAGGCTACTCTCAGCTTGATGGAGTCTGCACTTCCACCTCGTCCGTAACAACAACCACTGTAAGAAGAAACTGTACACTGACACCATCATAGACGGGCTGCGTGACCCAATTCACCACCGGCACTTCGATTGCTGGCTGCGGACAGCTCGACATTGCCTGTATCTGCAAGAACGCCGATTTCCTCAACGGCATCGCATGCTGCCTGGCCTCATCTTGCGACCAGGCCGCTCAGACCCAAGCCGTCAATTACGCCAAGCAGATCTGCTCTTCTGCCGGAGTCTCGACTCCCGATTCGGTTGTCTGCAACGAGAAGtcgtccagcagctcgacTGAGGCCTCCCACGAGTCTACCACTGCCAGCGagtcctcctcctcgactgCCACGACTGGGTCCTCTGACTCGTCTACAACCGACTCTTCCGAGTCATCCACCACCGCCGAGTCTTCTACTTCTGGCCCCGCCACCACCAACTCCGCTTCCCGAACCACTGCCACTTCCGCAGCACAGCAGACAACTTCTGCGGCTTCCACTACAAGCTCTAACGTTGCTGCCCCTCTGGCATCGGCCGGCAGCTTCGTTGGTGCGGCCATTGCCGTGTTGGCCGCTGCCTTGTAAGCTGTCAATTGAGCCACTAAATCGAGCGGCGAGACTCTGGACGCCGTCTCGGATAATATCTTTGCTTTTAGTGGAGGATTACAGATGTAACAATACACGCTGAATGTGATGGGCTGTCTGATTAGGCGAGAATGCGTTGTCTAGCGAGCTGCCAATGCCgagatacgatacgataATACCTGGTACTACCTACCACTAATTGACTGACGTAATAAATTTGACCTAATGAAGAGCCCTTTCTTCCTCAGATGCTAATATCAATGTGATGTTTGTATGTAATATCTAATTTATAGACTATATAAACGGATGTTCTTTAGAATATCAtttacctaggtaggtaagCATGATGACGTTGGAGGCTTGGAGATGCATAAGTGAAGTCACATCGATAACACGCGAAAAAGCAGGTATAGAGATCTCATCTGAATTAATTAGTTTGATTAAAAGGAAGACTTGGCAAAATAGAAATAGAAAGTTGTAAGTCTAGAAAGCCTTCTAGCTATCCCAGTTCTATGTTTAGGTCTGCCACGCCAAAGTCTAAAAAGATCTTGGTCAGGGGGCGCGGATGTcataactttaaaaaatcGCACATCAGCATCGAAAAGAGAGATTTACGCCAAGGAGCTAAGGGAAAGCAAATCGAATTGGTGGGGTTGTAGATGAGATCACTCGGCTTGTGCCGTTGGGTTGGCTTTTGGACCCTGAAAATGCATGTGAAGACTGGAGGAGACGGGAACGCCATGCAGTGGCTGCGATGCCAGATTGGGCGGGCCGCGGCTTTAGTTGGAATACAAGTCTGTCAAATTTGCGACCCTGTCCTGGTAATATCGATTCGATCGATTCGGATATGCTTTGATGGGTGGCTTGGACATCTCGCGGAATATCGTGTTCGTCTTCATTATTGGTGGTGCAGAAAAAGTGTATGATTCAAATCGTGGCTCAAGATATGGATGTTGCTGTAGAGCTTTGGGACATCATTGAAGTGCCACTCTAGAGTATAATTTACATTGTTTACTATGTGATAAACCTGCCGTCTGTTCATAGATCTTACTCTCATTTCGTCTAATGGATTTTATCCTCGAAATCGCAATCCTTTTCTTGGCCTCCTCATTATAGTTCAGCTCTCTAGCTCGAATTCCcaacaacctcatcaagtGCACGGACAAGCCCTTTCACCTCGTCGACTGCAATGACATGTTAGCCCGTCTTCTCCTTAACTCGCAACCGCATAGAGACTTACCTGTATTGTAATGCACCATGCTTACTCTCACAACGCCATCTTTGCCCAAACCCAGAGTCTCTCGAACAAGTCGGTCCGAGTAAAACGTCCCCCAACGGAAAGCATAAGTTGACTTGCTTTCCACTGCTTCCACAAGGTCTTTGGAATTCCACCCCTTGACAGAGAAACTAATAGTTGCTACTCTTT
This window contains:
- a CDS encoding CFEM domain-containing protein, with translation MKASVLSLVFLSGLAAAQSGIPTCATGCVTQFTTGTSIAGCGQLDIACICKNADFLNGIACCLASSCDQAAQTQAVNYAKQICSSAGVSTPDSVVCNEKSSSSSTEASHESTTASESSSSTATTGSSDSSTTDSSESSTTAESSTSGPATTNSASRTTATSAAQQTTSAASTTSSNVAAPLASAGSFVGAAIAVLAAAL